In a single window of the Ignavibacteria bacterium genome:
- a CDS encoding isoprenyl transferase encodes MAFNEPTGSDKKVQDQLKERGEIPQHIAIIMDGNGRWAQDKKQPRTFGHRQGVHSVRDIVESCGQIGVKYLTLYTFSTENWRRPKTEVAILMKLLIRSLRSETDKLHENNVRLMAIGDMSSMPPQVLNELNEAIEKTRNNKTMTLVLALSYSGRWDILNAVKNITADVKSGKLSKADIDEKTFSSYLVTNDIPDPDLLIRTGGDYRISNFLLWESAYTEFYFDKTFWPEFRRQQLYDAIREYQNRERRFGMTTKQIQTKKKA; translated from the coding sequence ATGGCTTTTAACGAACCAACCGGTTCAGATAAAAAAGTTCAGGACCAGCTTAAAGAGCGCGGTGAAATTCCGCAGCATATTGCTATAATTATGGATGGCAACGGGCGCTGGGCTCAGGATAAAAAACAGCCCCGAACTTTCGGCCACCGCCAGGGAGTGCATTCAGTACGTGATATTGTAGAATCATGCGGACAGATCGGCGTTAAATACTTGACTTTATATACATTTTCAACTGAAAACTGGCGCAGGCCCAAAACCGAGGTAGCTATATTAATGAAGCTCCTTATCCGCTCGCTTCGCAGTGAAACCGATAAGCTCCATGAAAATAATGTGCGGCTTATGGCTATTGGCGATATGTCATCTATGCCTCCACAGGTATTAAATGAGCTTAACGAGGCTATTGAAAAAACAAGGAACAATAAGACCATGACTTTGGTTTTAGCTTTAAGCTACAGCGGCCGGTGGGATATTTTAAATGCTGTAAAAAACATCACTGCAGATGTTAAATCAGGCAAACTAAGTAAAGCTGATATTGACGAAAAAACATTTTCTTCATACCTTGTAACTAATGATATACCCGATCCTGACCTGCTTATAAGGACAGGCGGCGATTACAGAATAAGTAACTTTTTGCTATGGGAATCTGCTTATACTGAATTCTATTTCGATAAAACATTCTGGCCTGAATTCAGAAGGCAGCAGCTTTATGATGCTATACGCGAATACCAGAACAGGGAGCGCAGGTTCGGAATGACTACTAAACAAATTCAAACAAAGAAAAAAGCTTAA
- the bamA gene encoding outer membrane protein assembly factor BamA, with translation MRDIKKVLFLFFALIFTLQFSILSQDEGPRTYKILSINADGNKFYDSRIIVSNSGLKVGDEIMIPSEATQAAIMNLWNMKLFSDVEILVDKKVGDGAYLVIKVKELPKLDNIKFSGNDEFSDNDLKDKIPLETGQVITPQTIKDIEYNITKLYETEGYPLATVQVDQFVNSYNEAQLRVKINEGSKISVRNIRFTGNSKVSSGDLRGAMEETSERVWWKFWDKARFNRADYEKDKEFIIDYYRQNGYKDATIVEDKLDYKNNKEDVDITIKVTEGPKYKMGNITFDGNTVYKDSTLYERLDMKRGDVYNYMKFNQNLRGNESQSDIASLYLDNGYLGFSADVDETVRENNYVDVKINISENRQYRIGLVEFSGNSKTQDKVIRRELFTLPGQYFNKTAMIRSMQQLSQLNYFNPEALNYDFVQRNDSTVDLVYLVEERSSDQLNASVGYSQTFGFSGSLGLTFNNFDILDPFSGGAGQILSLQWDFGTEGTYRTFRIGFTEPWLFNTPTSAGIDLYDTKQNYTYEIQETGASLNVGRRFRFPDDYFRGDWFLKFQRTNVINGAGIYETGLRTQISIGQVISRNSTNSPIFPSVGSKISLSAEVAGANIIGTTNFYKLGFKSEAYKSLDNSGKLVLASLFDIESISSLSSDNYVPPNELFFMGGSGLSYNTVALRGYDDRTVGPVNSVRSPVGGRFLMKYGVELRYSLSQDPIPIFLMVFAEAGNLWSSFKAADIFDLKRSVGFGARLMLPAVGIIGFDLGYGFDRKIVDNEDPSWLFHFQFGRGF, from the coding sequence ATGAGAGATATAAAGAAAGTTCTTTTTTTATTTTTTGCCCTCATATTCACACTTCAATTCAGCATCCTCAGCCAGGATGAAGGTCCCAGAACATATAAAATACTTTCCATCAACGCAGACGGAAATAAATTTTATGATTCCAGGATAATCGTATCCAACAGCGGTTTAAAAGTGGGTGATGAAATTATGATCCCCTCAGAAGCTACGCAGGCTGCTATTATGAACCTGTGGAACATGAAGCTTTTCAGTGATGTCGAGATCCTTGTCGATAAAAAAGTAGGCGATGGAGCATATCTTGTCATTAAGGTTAAAGAGCTTCCCAAGCTGGATAATATAAAATTTTCAGGAAATGATGAGTTCAGCGATAACGACCTCAAAGATAAAATTCCCCTCGAAACCGGGCAGGTTATAACACCCCAGACTATTAAAGATATAGAATACAACATCACCAAGCTGTATGAAACCGAAGGTTACCCGCTTGCTACTGTGCAGGTTGACCAGTTCGTGAACTCATACAACGAAGCGCAGCTTCGCGTTAAGATAAACGAAGGCTCTAAAATAAGTGTACGCAATATCCGCTTTACAGGCAACAGCAAAGTATCATCCGGCGATCTCCGCGGCGCGATGGAAGAAACCTCCGAACGCGTTTGGTGGAAGTTCTGGGATAAAGCACGCTTCAACCGCGCTGATTATGAAAAAGATAAGGAATTTATTATCGACTATTACAGGCAGAACGGTTATAAAGATGCTACAATTGTTGAAGATAAGCTTGATTACAAAAACAATAAAGAAGATGTTGATATTACCATAAAAGTGACTGAAGGCCCGAAATACAAAATGGGAAACATCACATTTGACGGTAATACTGTTTACAAGGATTCCACTTTGTATGAACGCCTTGATATGAAACGCGGCGATGTGTACAACTACATGAAATTCAACCAGAACCTTCGCGGCAACGAAAGCCAGTCTGATATTGCTTCATTGTATCTCGATAACGGATACCTTGGCTTCAGCGCTGATGTTGATGAAACTGTAAGAGAGAACAATTATGTTGATGTAAAAATTAATATCAGCGAGAACCGCCAGTACAGGATTGGCCTCGTGGAGTTTTCAGGTAATTCCAAAACCCAGGATAAAGTTATCCGCAGAGAGCTTTTCACACTGCCCGGGCAGTACTTCAACAAAACTGCAATGATAAGAAGTATGCAGCAGCTTTCACAGCTGAATTACTTCAACCCTGAAGCGCTTAATTATGATTTTGTTCAGAGAAATGACAGTACTGTTGACCTGGTTTACCTGGTTGAAGAACGCTCATCTGACCAGCTTAACGCTTCTGTTGGCTACAGCCAAACATTCGGTTTTTCAGGCAGCCTTGGATTAACATTCAATAACTTCGATATTCTCGATCCGTTTTCGGGCGGCGCCGGTCAGATACTTTCACTGCAATGGGATTTCGGTACCGAAGGTACTTACCGTACTTTCCGTATTGGTTTCACGGAACCCTGGCTGTTCAATACGCCAACCTCTGCAGGTATAGATCTATACGATACAAAACAGAACTATACTTACGAAATACAGGAAACCGGGGCTTCGCTTAATGTCGGTAGGCGTTTCCGCTTCCCCGATGATTATTTCCGCGGTGATTGGTTCCTGAAGTTCCAGCGTACAAACGTTATTAACGGTGCTGGTATTTATGAAACAGGCTTAAGGACACAGATTAGTATAGGGCAGGTTATTTCAAGGAATTCTACCAATAGTCCGATATTCCCGTCTGTCGGCTCAAAGATCTCGCTTTCTGCGGAAGTAGCAGGTGCGAATATAATAGGTACTACAAATTTCTATAAGCTTGGCTTCAAAAGCGAAGCTTATAAGAGCCTCGATAACTCCGGAAAGCTTGTTCTTGCTTCACTGTTTGATATTGAAAGCATATCAAGCCTTTCAAGCGATAACTACGTTCCGCCAAATGAGCTTTTCTTTATGGGCGGCAGCGGACTTTCATACAATACAGTTGCACTTCGCGGATATGATGACAGGACAGTCGGACCCGTAAATTCAGTACGTTCACCTGTTGGCGGCCGTTTTCTTATGAAATACGGTGTTGAGCTCAGATATTCGCTTTCACAGGATCCTATCCCGATCTTTTTAATGGTATTCGCAGAAGCGGGCAACCTGTGGTCATCGTTCAAGGCAGCAGATATTTTTGATCTCAAGCGTTCTGTGGGATTTGGCGCAAGGCTTATGCTGCCCGCAGTCGGTATAATCGGTTTTGATCTTGGCTACGGCTTTGACAGGAAGATAGTTGATAATGAAGACCCATCATGGCTCTTCCACTTCCAGTTCGGCAGGGGATTCTAA
- a CDS encoding OmpH family outer membrane protein, which yields MKNILIALFMIAVVAASASSQVKIAFVDSEVIIAQLPEAQDVKKKLEELQKQYVDTITVKENDIKAKADAFKAKYEDAQKQIEAGKLNADQIKALEGELGMMQEEVQALDQDLSIYKQNVQKNLYDVQLELFKPVKEKITKAIENLAKELKYNMVLDKASDALIYGDKEIDITFKVLDKLK from the coding sequence TTGAAAAACATTTTAATAGCATTATTTATGATCGCTGTTGTGGCAGCATCAGCATCAAGCCAGGTAAAGATTGCCTTTGTTGACAGCGAAGTGATTATTGCTCAGCTGCCCGAAGCGCAGGATGTAAAAAAGAAGCTCGAAGAGCTTCAGAAGCAGTATGTTGATACTATCACAGTAAAAGAAAATGATATCAAAGCAAAAGCTGATGCTTTTAAAGCTAAATATGAAGATGCGCAGAAACAGATAGAAGCAGGAAAGCTGAATGCTGACCAGATAAAAGCTCTTGAAGGCGAGCTAGGAATGATGCAGGAAGAAGTTCAGGCTCTCGACCAGGACCTTTCCATCTATAAACAGAACGTTCAGAAAAATTTATACGACGTTCAGCTTGAGCTCTTTAAACCCGTAAAAGAAAAGATCACCAAAGCTATTGAAAATCTTGCTAAAGAATTAAAGTATAATATGGTGCTTGATAAAGCCAGCGATGCACTCATTTACGGCGATAAAGAAATAGATATAACATTCAAAGTTTTAGATAAACTGAAGTAA
- a CDS encoding OmpH family outer membrane protein translates to MKLSFAVIFSLIFLAGTAISQQKIGYVDSKVILETLQDARDAQTNLDNLVQKWKIEMQAINDSLIIMKDDYEKKKLILTEKIKTQKEEEIKLQEQKLADFKQNKFGESGEYFQKQQELMKPVQDRVFKAIQDVAKEGGYDFIIDRSTQLMLLYMNDRYDLTQKVIKKLESQ, encoded by the coding sequence ATGAAACTATCATTTGCCGTAATTTTTTCTCTTATTTTTCTTGCCGGCACTGCAATTAGCCAGCAAAAAATAGGCTATGTTGATTCTAAAGTAATACTCGAAACTCTGCAGGATGCGCGTGATGCGCAGACAAACCTGGATAACCTTGTCCAGAAATGGAAGATCGAAATGCAGGCAATTAATGACAGTCTTATTATTATGAAAGATGACTATGAAAAGAAAAAGCTTATCCTGACGGAAAAGATCAAAACCCAGAAGGAAGAAGAGATCAAATTGCAGGAACAGAAGCTTGCTGATTTTAAACAGAATAAATTCGGCGAGAGCGGGGAGTACTTCCAGAAACAGCAGGAGCTAATGAAGCCGGTTCAGGACAGGGTATTTAAAGCTATCCAGGATGTTGCAAAAGAAGGCGGGTACGATTTTATAATTGACCGCTCAACTCAGCTTATGCTGCTGTATATGAATGACCGTTATGACCTGACACAAAAGGTCATAAAGAAGCTTGAATCGCAATAA
- the lpxD gene encoding UDP-3-O-(3-hydroxymyristoyl)glucosamine N-acyltransferase gives MKLHEIAELIAGELTVTELGDKEITGIGKIETAGENEITFIANPVYEKYFSGTSAGCVIVSKRFNDALYQRLDDRKVPLIRVDDPYLSFLTLLDIMSPQTELQKIGIDENAVISETAEISSEEVRIGANCFIGEKVKIGARVSILPNTVILAGAEIADDVLIYPNVTVYQGTKIGARVIIHSGTVIGSDGFGQAKNPDGTFQKIPQKGIVVIEEDVEIGSNCSIDRATMGETIIRKGVKLDNMIQIAHNVEIGENTVIAAQTGIAGSTKIGRNCMIGGKVGIVGHITVCDNVILTAATNVSKSITEPGMYSGYRSQPMRAELRQEAAIRNLNKKK, from the coding sequence ATGAAACTTCACGAAATAGCAGAGCTGATAGCAGGTGAGCTTACCGTAACTGAGCTTGGCGATAAAGAAATTACCGGGATCGGCAAAATTGAAACTGCAGGTGAAAACGAAATTACATTCATTGCTAACCCTGTATATGAAAAATATTTTTCTGGCACATCAGCAGGCTGTGTAATTGTTTCCAAAAGATTTAACGATGCTCTTTACCAGAGGCTTGATGACAGGAAAGTTCCGCTCATAAGGGTCGATGACCCGTACCTCTCTTTTTTAACCCTGCTTGATATAATGTCTCCCCAAACAGAGCTTCAGAAGATAGGCATTGATGAAAATGCTGTTATCAGCGAGACTGCTGAAATTTCTTCAGAGGAAGTCAGAATTGGCGCAAATTGTTTTATCGGCGAAAAAGTTAAAATAGGCGCGCGTGTTTCAATCCTCCCGAACACTGTAATTCTTGCAGGTGCTGAAATTGCAGATGATGTGCTGATATACCCCAATGTTACAGTTTACCAGGGAACAAAGATCGGTGCACGGGTTATAATCCATTCCGGCACAGTGATCGGTTCTGACGGATTCGGACAGGCTAAAAATCCTGACGGAACTTTTCAGAAAATTCCGCAAAAGGGGATTGTTGTAATTGAAGAAGATGTTGAAATTGGCTCTAATTGTTCTATTGATAGAGCCACTATGGGAGAAACAATTATCCGCAAAGGTGTTAAGCTTGATAACATGATCCAGATAGCCCATAATGTCGAGATCGGTGAAAATACAGTCATTGCTGCGCAAACAGGCATTGCCGGTTCAACAAAGATAGGCAGGAACTGCATGATTGGCGGTAAGGTGGGAATCGTGGGCCATATCACTGTTTGTGATAATGTGATCCTCACTGCGGCAACCAATGTTTCAAAATCCATAACGGAACCCGGAATGTATTCCGGCTATCGCTCCCAGCCAATGCGCGCAGAGCTTCGCCAGGAAGCAGCCATCCGAAACCTCAATAAAAAAAAATGA
- a CDS encoding bifunctional UDP-3-O-[3-hydroxymyristoyl] N-acetylglucosamine deacetylase/3-hydroxyacyl-ACP dehydratase, producing MLTKQRTISKAVSISGIGLHTGNNSNMRFVPAPEDYGIRFKRIDLPDSPEIPADIDHVTDISRGTTIAVGDAEVKTTEHVLAAIMGAEIDNLIVELDTNEPPVIDGSAKPFIDLLISAGFTEQSQPKDYLVIENTLHYRAPDGTVDIVAFPLDDFKVTVMIDYRNPALGSQYTSMFNMSEFPTEFAPSRTFCFLHEVENLYEQGLIQGGKFENAVVIVDRELSPDQLTGLMNKLGINESVVLGQNGILNNTQLRFSNEPARHKLLDLIGDMALIGAPIKGHIMAARPGHKHNIEFVKMLRNLYKQNKLKMKYQAKTSSDVIFDINAIKKMLPHRYPFLLVDKVVDIDIGKRIVGVKNVTINEPFFQGHFPQKPVMPGVLIIEAMAQTGGLLILNFFDSYEGKLAYFTSIDKAKFRKQVIPGDQLFFDVEVTDRKRNIFKLKAKAYKNSINGELAAEAELMCAIVDE from the coding sequence ATGCTGACAAAACAAAGAACTATTTCAAAAGCTGTCTCAATATCAGGTATCGGACTGCATACCGGAAATAACTCAAACATGCGCTTTGTACCCGCCCCTGAAGATTACGGCATTCGTTTCAAAAGGATCGATCTGCCTGATTCACCCGAAATACCGGCTGATATCGATCACGTTACCGATATCTCACGCGGAACCACTATTGCAGTCGGTGATGCTGAAGTTAAAACTACAGAACACGTTTTAGCGGCAATTATGGGTGCTGAAATTGATAACCTGATAGTTGAGCTTGATACCAATGAACCGCCTGTTATAGATGGCAGCGCAAAGCCGTTCATTGACCTGCTTATTTCTGCGGGATTCACAGAGCAGAGCCAGCCAAAGGATTACCTTGTCATTGAAAATACACTTCACTACCGTGCGCCTGACGGAACTGTAGATATCGTTGCCTTTCCACTTGATGATTTTAAAGTAACAGTAATGATAGATTACCGCAATCCCGCACTTGGCTCACAATACACAAGCATGTTCAATATGAGTGAATTCCCAACTGAATTCGCTCCATCACGCACATTCTGTTTCCTGCATGAAGTTGAAAATCTGTATGAGCAGGGCCTGATACAGGGCGGCAAATTCGAAAACGCTGTTGTTATTGTTGACCGCGAGTTATCGCCAGACCAGCTTACCGGTCTGATGAACAAGCTGGGCATAAATGAAAGTGTAGTGCTGGGGCAAAATGGTATCCTGAACAACACACAGCTTCGTTTCAGTAATGAACCGGCTCGCCACAAACTGCTTGACCTGATTGGTGATATGGCGCTCATAGGTGCTCCTATAAAAGGGCATATTATGGCTGCCCGCCCGGGTCATAAGCATAATATCGAGTTTGTAAAGATGCTCCGAAATCTTTACAAGCAGAATAAGCTTAAAATGAAGTACCAGGCAAAAACTTCAAGCGATGTTATATTTGATATTAACGCTATCAAGAAGATGCTGCCGCATCGTTACCCGTTTTTGCTTGTTGATAAGGTAGTTGATATAGATATTGGTAAGCGAATTGTTGGTGTAAAAAATGTAACTATTAACGAACCTTTCTTCCAGGGCCACTTTCCGCAAAAACCGGTAATGCCCGGTGTACTTATTATAGAAGCAATGGCACAGACCGGCGGACTTCTGATACTTAACTTCTTTGATAGCTATGAAGGCAAGCTCGCTTACTTCACTTCCATCGATAAGGCGAAGTTCCGTAAGCAGGTGATACCCGGTGACCAGCTCTTTTTTGATGTAGAAGTAACTGACCGCAAGCGGAATATTTTCAAGCTGAAAGCCAAGGCATATAAAAACAGTATCAATGGCGAGCTTGCCGCCGAAGCTGAGCTTATGTGCGCAATTGTCGATGAATGA
- a CDS encoding GAF domain-containing protein, giving the protein MQNIRERESLQNLIEVLNLKNKELRLLYETSRFFSSTLDINELYDKLFDVLRNIVDMQDMFVARFDDKERKIKYIYLRSVLEEKHIDVSSIPEIPLAPEGKGILSEAIRKNDTVIINDYQKRLAQSSVKYHITNEGNLSEKDMGKEYVIETAMIVPIKLNGKILGFITLMSKNKNEFGEDNRPWIETMVNQAAIANKNAILYTEVTSDAKEKVKLESSLEKLSKERELLAYEASHRVKENMKIISSLLQFQADYVKDPVHLEYFKIARSRAQVLAMVQDKLYSAENVNDIDLEGFLYTLIPFLYSSFDISLSRVSTYVNVKHIYLPVDKAITCAMIINELLSNSLLHSFPNKKKGNITIDMHEDKEGKYYLSVRDNGIGVISPKGRPHTFSMVLVGMYVKNLGGTFEINRKTGTKVEIRF; this is encoded by the coding sequence ATGCAGAACATCCGTGAACGCGAATCACTCCAAAATCTAATTGAAGTCCTTAACCTTAAGAATAAGGAGCTTCGGCTTCTCTACGAAACATCCAGGTTTTTTTCTTCAACCCTTGATATCAATGAATTATATGACAAGCTTTTTGATGTACTAAGGAACATTGTTGATATGCAGGATATGTTTGTTGCCCGCTTTGATGATAAAGAGCGAAAGATAAAATATATCTACCTGCGCAGCGTGCTGGAGGAAAAACACATTGATGTTTCAAGCATTCCCGAAATTCCGCTTGCGCCTGAAGGCAAAGGAATCCTAAGCGAAGCTATACGCAAAAATGATACAGTTATAATCAATGATTACCAGAAGCGTCTTGCGCAATCCAGTGTTAAATACCATATTACCAATGAGGGAAATCTCTCGGAAAAGGATATGGGTAAGGAGTATGTCATAGAAACAGCTATGATAGTACCTATCAAGCTTAACGGCAAGATACTTGGTTTTATCACTCTGATGAGCAAGAATAAAAATGAGTTCGGAGAAGATAACCGTCCGTGGATAGAAACAATGGTTAACCAGGCGGCTATTGCGAACAAGAACGCTATTCTGTACACTGAAGTAACTTCAGATGCGAAAGAAAAAGTAAAGCTTGAAAGCTCGCTTGAAAAGCTTTCAAAAGAGCGTGAGCTTCTGGCATATGAAGCTTCGCACAGGGTGAAGGAAAATATGAAGATTATATCTTCACTGCTTCAGTTCCAGGCAGATTATGTAAAAGACCCGGTTCATCTTGAATATTTTAAAATTGCGCGCTCGCGCGCACAGGTACTGGCAATGGTACAGGATAAGCTTTACTCAGCAGAAAATGTAAACGATATCGATCTCGAAGGATTCCTGTATACGCTCATTCCGTTTCTCTATTCATCCTTCGATATCAGCCTCTCCCGTGTATCTACATATGTGAATGTTAAGCATATTTACCTGCCAGTAGATAAAGCCATAACCTGCGCTATGATAATTAATGAATTGCTGAGCAATTCATTGCTGCATTCCTTCCCGAATAAAAAGAAAGGTAATATCACAATTGATATGCATGAAGACAAGGAAGGGAAGTATTACCTTTCTGTTCGTGATAACGGCATCGGGGTAATTTCTCCAAAAGGCAGGCCCCATACTTTCAGTATGGTGCTGGTTGGAATGTATGTAAAAAATCTTGGCGGCACTTTTGAGATCAACAGGAAAACCGGAACTAAAGTTGAGATACGGTTTTAA
- a CDS encoding M23 family metallopeptidase, producing the protein MKIIILFVFALFAIETFTFSQSVFERWHKTDQLIRDRKIDEDAAMDSIMLYVKLGKKEFKTYGIPGTKRSDWVFPMKDFTWYSYRTGGKDYKDEFFSYFQGGEFKGHPAHDIFIIDKDTNSIEDSTGRHVPAVAMVTGIVLSTYSTWFRADYLRSGNYIKLFDPESEAIFYYSHLDSVFVKPGDLVKAGDEIGYIGRTGRKAIYGKTHIHIAYYKIEDGDPIPEDIINDLYSSQARMMK; encoded by the coding sequence ATGAAAATAATAATACTATTTGTTTTTGCACTTTTTGCCATTGAAACATTCACATTTTCACAAAGCGTGTTTGAACGATGGCACAAAACCGACCAGCTTATCCGTGACCGGAAAATTGATGAAGATGCTGCTATGGATTCCATTATGCTGTATGTAAAGCTGGGCAAAAAGGAATTCAAAACATACGGAATTCCGGGCACAAAGCGAAGCGACTGGGTTTTCCCGATGAAGGATTTTACGTGGTATTCCTACCGCACTGGCGGTAAAGATTACAAAGATGAGTTCTTCAGCTACTTCCAGGGGGGTGAGTTTAAAGGCCATCCTGCTCATGATATTTTCATTATTGATAAAGATACCAACAGTATCGAAGATTCCACAGGCAGGCATGTGCCTGCTGTTGCAATGGTAACGGGAATTGTTCTTTCCACTTATTCCACCTGGTTCAGGGCTGATTACCTGCGCAGCGGGAATTATATAAAGCTGTTCGATCCCGAAAGCGAAGCAATTTTCTATTACTCTCACCTTGACAGTGTTTTTGTGAAGCCCGGCGACCTTGTAAAAGCCGGTGATGAAATTGGATATATAGGGCGCACTGGCAGAAAAGCTATCTACGGGAAAACGCATATACATATTGCTTATTATAAAATTGAAGACGGTGACCCGATACCTGAGGATATCATTAACGATCTTTACAGCTCTCAGGCAAGGATGATGAAATAG
- a CDS encoding MFS transporter, with amino-acid sequence MEVSWRKNLYIIWSAQLLAMIGMSMVIPFLPLFVKDLGVTEISEVKRWSGLVVSGVFITAVIATPVWGWLGDRVGKKKMVLRAIFGLAVSQLLIGFSQDVTQLFIFRMVQGALSGFIAAALALVSSNTPKEKSGYAIGFLASSTAAGNLLGPFIGGMMADAFGYRNVFFITSIMCAVSGVLVFAFVKEINTSRNKESAIWDNYKFVFSNTRLKYALLLLIISAAAISMIQPLFALFIENRVGTTPYLATITGSIFGVVGLFQVISSSFWGKLNDRREIRRNLLWALIGAGAGYALHVVTTGIWELVPIRALLGLCIGGVMPSLFSFINKCIPDKKKGGVMGIASSFTMLGNLLGPLSSGFIASVTSIDFMFILSGVILAASSILAYFKLTDKPKDKVKISEKDKSTITEEIAAGVLD; translated from the coding sequence TTGGAAGTAAGCTGGCGTAAAAATCTTTACATTATCTGGTCAGCGCAGTTACTTGCAATGATAGGTATGAGCATGGTAATACCTTTTCTTCCCTTATTCGTAAAAGATCTTGGAGTTACAGAAATATCAGAAGTTAAGCGCTGGAGCGGTCTTGTCGTTTCTGGAGTATTCATCACTGCAGTAATTGCCACACCTGTTTGGGGATGGCTTGGCGACCGAGTCGGTAAAAAGAAAATGGTGCTTCGCGCCATTTTCGGTCTAGCTGTATCGCAATTACTTATTGGTTTTTCCCAGGATGTAACCCAGCTTTTTATATTCAGAATGGTACAGGGAGCTCTCAGCGGCTTTATAGCCGCAGCGCTTGCGCTGGTATCTTCCAACACTCCAAAGGAAAAATCAGGATACGCGATCGGCTTTCTGGCAAGCTCAACTGCCGCCGGTAACCTATTGGGACCCTTCATAGGCGGAATGATGGCAGATGCTTTCGGCTACAGGAATGTGTTCTTTATAACATCCATTATGTGTGCTGTAAGCGGAGTTCTTGTATTTGCCTTTGTAAAGGAAATAAATACTTCAAGAAATAAAGAAAGCGCAATCTGGGATAATTATAAATTTGTTTTCAGCAACACCAGGCTTAAATACGCTTTATTGCTTCTTATTATATCAGCTGCAGCAATTTCTATGATACAGCCTTTATTCGCTTTGTTCATAGAAAACCGCGTTGGAACTACCCCATACCTCGCTACAATAACAGGCTCGATATTCGGTGTTGTTGGATTATTCCAGGTTATCTCATCTTCCTTCTGGGGTAAACTGAATGACAGGCGCGAAATACGAAGGAACCTTCTCTGGGCGCTAATTGGAGCAGGTGCCGGATACGCACTGCATGTTGTTACAACCGGAATTTGGGAGTTAGTCCCGATTCGCGCTCTGCTCGGTCTATGTATAGGCGGAGTTATGCCTTCACTATTTTCCTTCATTAACAAATGTATACCTGATAAGAAAAAAGGAGGCGTAATGGGAATCGCATCCAGCTTTACTATGCTTGGTAACTTACTTGGACCTTTATCAAGTGGTTTTATAGCTTCGGTAACAAGTATTGACTTTATGTTCATTTTAAGCGGTGTTATACTTGCAGCAAGCAGCATTCTTGCCTACTTTAAGCTTACAGATAAGCCAAAAGATAAGGTCAAAATATCAGAAAAAGATAAATCAACAATTACTGAAGAAATCGCAGCGGGCGTTTTGGATTAA
- a CDS encoding nucleotidyltransferase family protein, producing the protein MINEKITAAFILAAGFGTRLKPFTDTLPKALVPYKGTPMIENVISVLKKFGVTDFYINTHHFADKMEKYFSDRIGSEKITLIHEENILGTGGALKNAEKFLEKNENFYVYNTDVDCDADLNELSSFHLQTKSIASLCVQKRKTSRYLLCDEQNRLIGRTEDGIDKIYASEKHNITFSKKAFCGIHVVSSKIFKYLKSESNRFDIIPLYMKLLTNNEKIKVFDISDKNWKDLGIPENL; encoded by the coding sequence ATGATTAATGAAAAAATAACAGCAGCATTTATACTTGCAGCGGGCTTTGGTACCCGTTTAAAACCATTTACTGATACTTTACCTAAAGCTCTTGTCCCTTATAAAGGTACACCAATGATAGAAAATGTAATTTCTGTTTTAAAAAAATTTGGCGTAACTGATTTTTATATCAATACTCATCATTTTGCCGATAAGATGGAAAAGTACTTTTCTGATAGAATAGGAAGTGAAAAAATCACTTTGATTCATGAAGAAAATATACTCGGTACAGGCGGTGCTCTGAAAAATGCTGAAAAATTTCTTGAAAAAAATGAAAATTTTTATGTGTATAATACAGATGTAGATTGTGATGCAGATTTGAATGAATTAAGCTCGTTTCATTTACAAACTAAATCTATTGCCTCATTATGTGTTCAGAAACGGAAAACATCTAGATACCTTCTATGTGATGAACAAAACCGCCTTATCGGCAGAACAGAAGATGGAATAGATAAAATCTATGCTTCTGAAAAGCATAATATCACATTTTCAAAAAAAGCTTTTTGCGGAATCCATGTTGTAAGTTCTAAAATTTTCAAATATTTAAAATCCGAAAGTAATAGATTTGATATCATACCACTATATATGAAATTATTGACGAATAATGAAAAAATAAAAGTTTTTGATATCTCTGATAAAAATTGGAAAGACCTGGGAATACCCGAAAATCTTTAA